The Akkermansia sp. N21116 genome includes a region encoding these proteins:
- a CDS encoding ABC transporter permease, with product MKMILKRLAQGALVLFVLETITFFLIRMLPGHPFMGEKNLPEHVLAQLQANYGLDQSALVQYGHYWWNILAHGDLGPSLVKEGVGVSDMIAQAFPVSLQLGVWAMALSVLLGIPAGVLAALYKNRLPDWGLMMLAMLGICIPAFVVAPLLGVLLGMNIPWLSVAGWDDPMCLVLPVLTLGLINAAYLARLSRGGMLEVLSMDFVRTARAKGAGPFRLIWTHALRGGLLPAVSYLGPAFAALITGSFVVETCFQVPGMGQHFVNATTDRDYFLIQGLVLFYGLLIVLANLAVDLIQLAMNPRLRASS from the coding sequence ATGAAGATGATTCTCAAACGCCTTGCCCAGGGTGCCTTGGTGCTTTTCGTGCTGGAGACGATTACTTTTTTCCTGATCCGCATGCTTCCCGGCCATCCCTTCATGGGGGAAAAGAACCTGCCGGAACATGTACTGGCCCAGTTGCAGGCCAATTACGGACTGGACCAAAGCGCCCTGGTGCAGTACGGGCATTACTGGTGGAATATTCTGGCGCACGGTGACCTGGGGCCTTCGCTGGTCAAGGAAGGAGTCGGCGTGTCCGATATGATCGCCCAGGCGTTTCCGGTTTCCCTCCAGCTGGGCGTTTGGGCCATGGCTTTATCCGTGTTGCTGGGTATCCCTGCCGGCGTCCTGGCCGCCTTGTACAAGAACCGTCTGCCGGACTGGGGCCTGATGATGCTGGCGATGCTTGGCATTTGTATTCCGGCTTTTGTGGTGGCTCCTTTGCTCGGGGTGCTGCTGGGGATGAATATTCCGTGGTTAAGCGTTGCAGGGTGGGATGACCCTATGTGTCTGGTGCTACCCGTGTTGACGCTGGGCTTGATTAACGCTGCGTACCTGGCCCGTCTTTCGCGGGGGGGAATGCTGGAAGTGCTTTCCATGGATTTCGTGAGGACGGCTCGGGCGAAAGGCGCGGGACCGTTCCGGCTGATTTGGACGCATGCCTTGCGGGGGGGCTTGCTGCCGGCCGTGTCGTACCTGGGGCCTGCTTTTGCGGCTTTGATTACGGGATCGTTTGTGGTAGAGACGTGTTTCCAGGTACCGGGCATGGGGCAGCATTTTGTCAATGCGACGACGGATCGCGATTATTTCCTGATTCAGGGGTTGGTGTTGTTTTACGGATTGTTAATCGTCTTGGCCAATTTGGCGGTTGACCTGATTCAATTGGCTATGAATCCGCGCTTGAGGGCATCATCATGA